DNA from Lemur catta isolate mLemCat1 chromosome 7, mLemCat1.pri, whole genome shotgun sequence:
ACCTACTGTGTAGTCTTTTACTTTCAAGGAGTAGGAATCTGCAGAAATGAGAGACAAATTTTCAGAATAACACAATTTTAATGCACGTTGAAGCTGGTTAACTGGTTACAATACTAGGTTACCAAGGCCAAAGTCCAGGGCTTACGCTCCAAATAGGCCAGTTAGCTTTTCAAACCAACATTTCTGACACCACTATATGCTGTTGGTTAAAGTAAACTCTTCGCTACTGGGTAGGGGTGCAGAGAGGGGACTTAGAAAAATCATACTGATAGAAAATGTCACTTTAAAGCTGCTTGTTCTTTGAAAAGTGCACGTTCTCATCATTCTTTGAAAGAGGCCTTCTGAAAAACAACTAATGCTAATTCCCTGGCTTTAAATAGAATACTTCCAATATGTCACTTCCTCTATCCAGAAAATCCATGGCACTACAAGCAATTACtttccatatttataattatataatataccACTCAAAAATAGCACCCAAAATAATACTTTGGACAAATGAAGGCACAGAAGATTTGGTGACAATActggaattttcattttgtaaaccACATATTCAAGTAATTAATAACAGAGCGTTGGCCATAGAGAACTGGGGCCAGGGCTGAGACCTAAATCTTGTCTTTTCCTAAATGTACTATCACGCAACCCTCCGAAGAGCTAACAACAGGTCCGTCCAGATGCTGAGACCAGGGACTTCGAAATCCCCATCCTGCGCCTTACAGGACTTTAGGACAGTTACAACTTCATCTCTCAGAGGAGGAGGGGCCTGACAGAGGCTTTGAAACCTATCGCACAACTCCTCCCAGGTCACATCTTGGGACTCAGCTCCAACCCAAATGCCTTTCTGAAGGTCATAGTGCAGCTGTCGACCCCAGTCTGTTAGCAGACCCAGATAGACACGAGAAAGCGCTTGGTGGCGGCTTGCCACCACAGTTAAAAGCCCAGCTGGGAGGCGACGGCAAAAGACAGCCATGACTTCCGACTTCCCCAGAAGCCAGTGGACAAGCTCTTGAGCCCCCTCTCCAGCTGTTCTGGGGCTGCCCAGTTCCAACTCCTCTTCTTGGGGCCGGGGAGGCACAGGCGGCTGCAACAGCGCCGCCGCCACCACCTTCAAGAAGTTGTTCTGAGGCAAGCGCTCCCACAAGCTGCTGAGAAACGTGCTGGGACCCTCCGCTTCGGCCTTCCCCACCTCCTGCAGACGCTCCAGCAGCATCTCTGCCTGGGTCCTCAGCTGTGAGTCCTCCGGCAGATTCAGGTTCTCTTTATATCCACAGAAGCGCAGCATGTGGACCGCGGATCGGCGGCGGGCGAGGCAGACCAGGCGGTCTTGGAGCGACTCATCCTCGGCGTCCCGGACGTCCGGGCCCGGGAAAAGCTGCTGCAGCAGGTGGTGACGAGCGGCATCCCCGAGGTCTCGGTTCTCCAGCAGGCGCAGAGACAGCAGGATGTCACAATGCCCGAGGGCCTGGAAGTTCGTCAATCCCGGGACTGGCCTGGACCCaaagccgtcctcctgcctccactGGTTGTGCAGCCGCCGCTCCAGAGCCTTGCGGATGCGGCCATGGCGACCAAAGCGCCGGTAGATGTGGCGCAGGTAGCGAGCCCACTGCAGGGCCCTGCGAACGGTGGCAGGGTCCCAGGTGCTGACGTGAGCAGTGCTCGAGACCGCTAGAACCTCGGAAAAGCGCTCCAGGTGCTGTGCGAGCGGTTCCATGAGGCACGCAAAGTCCTTACTTCCGCTTTCACCTTGGAGACGGCGACTCTCTGCACGCTGATAGGGGGTAGCCATGAAATGGTACGCCTCTCTGCAATGCTATTGGTCAAGATGCATGTCAATCTCACAGCGGCCTCATCCGGGTTCCTTGATTCTGGGAAACTTAAACTAGAGAAAAGTCCCGACCGTTTTATTTTTGCTATGTATTGAGAAGGTTCTCAGTGGAGCGAGAATACATGTAGGGAATCCTAGCAAGAATTCCCCGAGCCATATGCGAGATGCTACCGGTTGTGAACGTCTCCACGCTTATTTTTTGGTTTGGAAATACCCCTAAGTAAAAATTTTCTGAGCTTTGCCTAAAAGGAGGATCAGTGTTGACGTTTATCATAATTAGGCAACGCCAGAGACATGCTGTTACATGTGAGGAAAtgttattaaatgaaattttaagatcAATTTGGGAAAAATATACTGACCTATTAGTtaatgccaggcactatgctaaattCTAGGCCTTCACATTGGCATTCCATTATTAGAAGTGAAGCACAGattaattgaaacaaaaagtaaatttaaagatTACTGTTTTGTTAAAATCGCAAAAGaacttaaaatcttattttataattcgACTATCTTTTTGTCTTCATAGTTTCCAAGGCAAAATAGCTTAGTTAACTCTTATTTCATACggtaattatttcacaaataatCAACTGAAGGAAACAGCATTTAAGACTATATAGCAATAACAATTGGGCTAAAGACTgtagaaagggaaaagagagaggaagaagggctCATCTCTTGTAAGTCATCTAGATTATCCACTCATTGatgcatttaacaaatatttatttgccaaCTCCTAGGAGTTGCCTTGTGTACAAATTCACAATTTTTAACTTACTAAAGTTCatgatataataatttatttaagctGACTTCTTTCCAGTTCTAAAGACATTAACCAAAACTATTCCTTGAAGTAGGCaaaagatgttttgttttttaacaaaagagaaatttagaagCGGGGAgagtctttcttcatttattaaagtgAGCATTTCCAcaccttttagaaaataaagcattGGTGCTCATGCTgttaattcagtttttttttatttgatttttatcagTTAGCCCAAACTCTTATTTGATCCtgaaatagttattttattttactcaagGATACCATGAATCTTACAATTCTTTGTCTTGACTACTAGAAACTTACAGCAAATTGAGCAACTTACCCTTAGCAAAAGTGCAGgcataattaattcattcatttcttcttatattGAACACTTCTCATGTCACATAGCATAGGGCGCTACAGATttagtggtaaataaaataaatgcagccCTTGCCCTGGTAAAAAAGTTCATCTACCATTTAAGAGAGACATTAAACTAATAAACTCAACTGTGATAGAAGGATATAATGGAGTAGTGTCATCAAGCCTTAAGTGATAGAGAAGGTCTCTTTAAGAAACTGACTTTTCAACTGAAAGCTCAAAGATGAGTGTTGAGCAAAGCTTTCAAGGCCAAAGAAAcgattaattttcttttttggcaagTACCTGAGTGAGTTGAGAGAATCAGACCCAttcaaagagatgaaaaaagtccaaaaaagtTTCAGTATACTTTCATGTATATGGTAAGAATTGTATAGATTGATATCTCTAGCTTCATaactttctacttatttatttaaaatttgattttattttaaatccttcCTAGAGTATTATAATGTATACATTCCTGCATATTCCTGATTAGCCTATTTTCATTACATAAACACAATGTCTACAAAGTTTTCCcctttagaagaaataaaatcctaGGGTTTGGAACTTTTCCTCAGTGTTCcatttaattcaacaaaattcaatgaACGTTTATTAAGTTCCTACTATAAGTAAAATAGTAGGCATTGAAAGATGGTTATTACAAGGTTCCTTATTTCAAGAAATCTACATTCTTAAGGCAGGGATGGGGAAGGGAATAGAAACAATTATAATGCAAAtaagattttatgtattttaaaattttttgaaatgaggCTATGAGAGACTAGATATAAACTGACAAGAGTTCTGGGAAGACTTAGAGGGCAGATACTTGGTGTAGGCCTCAAAGTGTTTGAACAGTGATGGGACAAAGGAAAATCCAAGTGAGAGAAATAACATGAAGGCATGAATGTATGTACTGTGTACCATGAATATCAGGACCAATCTCCCACTTCTTGGTTAAGATCCCTAAATTTCTGGGATATAGTAAATCAGGACAGAAAATGGAAGTTCaaatttcaggatattttattaaaataagatgtCATTCAAACCATGGGAgttatggaaaataaacaaataaggatCAGCAAAAGAAACTTTCACAAAACCTATCTCATGGGACCCTGATGACAATTAAATGAAGTATTAAGTGTAAAATGCCAGAGTGAATATTGTGGTTATCTTTTAACAGCCATTCCACCACTCTCCCACCACCATTGCATAATAACCATACAATCTGGGATACTGACCACAGCTCAGCTCAGTGGGTAGGATCTGATAATTTTGAGCCAATCATGTTAATCCACCCATCTTTTAATTCAATAATTAGTTTATGTACCCAGCCTTAAGCCTATCAATATATAATATTCCCTAATGACAAAAATGTGTTCATAAATGACCAGATGAATCAATTCCAATCAGTTAGGCCTAGAGGACTCAGAGAAaacttttcttactttcttactTCAGAGGCAGTAGATGAACATTGACTAATATGAATAGTTAGCCATAAGAGTATACATGCTGAATATCAGACATGCTTACtggtttctctcttcctcttgatattgttatattaatatattgatgtGACATCTAAAGTTACCATAGACATCTCCTTCCCAGAGACAAGACAATCTCAGAATCACAAGGAAAAATTGGATTAAACAGACCTTAAACTAAGCCTATTTAGAATTATGTAACCCTATATATATTCCcaattgcttttttcccccagtttcaGTTTTATTGGCTGTTGCTGTCAGCTACATGCACCCAATACTAGCCgtttagaatattaaatattgaatattcaaatattcaGTATACTTTAGCTACCATTATGAATATTGTATCAACTTTTGAAGTATACATCTTTCCATGTCATCTCCTAATTCTACTCCTTCAAATATAAAAGAGCAACCACCAGCATCTTTATGGGCAGTGATAGAGGAAATTTTATCAAAGCCACAGCTTGCTACTGCAACATTTACTCTTGGTCCTGAGAGGTTTCTAATAAAATCTTGTCAACAGAATATTAAGACTTGAAAAATTGAGTTGATTTCATTCTCTGttagatgtaatttttttattattttaagatattcaAGAAATTATAGGACACTATGCAACTGAGAGaccaatgaaaacaaattattctgATGTCCCTTTATTTTACTCTGAACAATATTATATTCATATACTACCATACTGGCAGTGCCATTGGTGTACTGGTATTATACAAGATTACCATATACTACCATACTAATTTTAGCCGTCTGCttgatgaaataatatttttccatatagaCAAGTAGAACTGGACTCTACATCTTCAGGCAATGCAGACGTAGATGGTTTTTTTCTCATCCAGGAATCTCATTCATGGGAAGAAAGTGTTTTAACCTTTTTACAAGTGGACAAATATTATGGGCAAAGATTATACTTGACCCCAGCTCAATTACTTCACTGATGGTCTGATAATCCAAGGGTACGTCTGCCTGTATTCTTTGGTAGCAACAATAAATAGCAAGCTGGCACATTTTTTAACAGAGACTTCTCATAGAAACTTGGCAAACACTATATCTGCCATTTTTGTGGCAATGTGAACTATCTATTGGAGAGCAATGTATATTGCTATGGTTTGATTGTccccttaaaaaagaaatcatgttgaaatttaattgctaaTATAATCATATaggaaggtggggcctttaacAGGTGATTAGAGGCTTCTtcctcatgaatggattcatGTCATTACCTGAAAGTGGTTCCTCATACCGGAAGTAGGTTTCAGGTAAAAATGATGAATATGGTttgatttcctctctctctcaccctctttaGTCATATGATGATTTCTGTCATCTTTTGAAGCAGCAAGAATTCCCTTAcattggacttcccaacctccagaccatgaaccaaataaaatgagccaaataaatgtcttttccttataaattacccagtctgtgatatcctgctatagcagcagaaaataggCTAAGACATCAATCTTAGTGGGATTTACTTCCATAAAATCacaatttcttcatttcattgGTTTCCCTTACAAAAAGGGAAAGTCATCAAATGAATTATAATGGATAGAGGACtttaggcaacagagcaagattctcttaaaaaaaaaccctgtgtatatttttatctttaattttttggtttcacTGTATCTCTCTGGtctgttttctaacatttttctaaataattttatataataaagtttCAGTAAATTAATAATGGGAAAATCATAAAAAAAGTtccatgtttatttgtttggttttgttactTCAGGAGATTTAAAAACAGACTTCATTCAAATCCTAGCAGAAGACATCTTGATTGCATGAGAAATGACTTATTAGAAAATGTGGATTAAATTATgcaaaaggaagaatttaaacAAGAAATTCTCCCCTTCCTTGAATAATTTCTAGTTCAATTCTGAGAATCAGAGCATTAAACTTGATACCTCTGGGATTCCTTATTCAGAAACTACTTAAATACTTGAATTAATCCAACTGGAAGAGGCTCCTCTGacttttaccatttttatattttttccactgCTTAGGTctgttatgaaaaaaaatcagtataagaGGGACAACATTGAAATTCATActgacataaattattttaaaattatatatcaatacaCAGATTTTAGACACATCCTCtgtagtatgtatgtgtgtatttgtacagtagtaataaaaggaaagaacttAAGAAGATATTTGAACTAAGTAATttaaccaaatttatttttaagatttcatttttttcttgaaattgatgacttttaaaaatgttcaaaccataaagaaaagatTAGGAATCAGGCTCTGTCTTTACCTTTCAATTAGACGTTGGATTTCATATATGAGAGCTATGTAATAATGTCTGGATGCCTTTATTTTTATCCAACAGTTATCAGTATATTGCTATATAAGTACCTGCCaggaaggactttttttttctggttcaatAACTTTTTAAGTGTCTGTTGTTCCCATTTTCAAGTCTCCAAAACTTTTATGTGAATTCTTTCagcacatttttttcattatttcccaaccttctttttttctggatgGCTGAAGTTTCCAGACATATAACCTAAAATGTCCTAAGAgaattagtatatattttttaaaaagctaaggaaatggaaagcaaagaaaaatatgcatgtaCATTACATGTATATAGATATGTAAActcacttttatttcctttaaaagataatagatgaatctaatttttcttattactcTTTCACTAAGTAGCAAATATGGTGAAAAAGGTATCAAGAAACATTCTGGTTTTTAATCACTTCCAGACCTAATCTGAGTTCTTAGATTGGATTAGTCTGTTAATATCATTAATGTCAAGGAGTGTTTTCCCCAGAGCTTcctagcatttaaaaataaactggctGAAATAAGACAAATAAGTGATTAAAACACAATTCACATTTTGTTGGAATGTAAAAATTCTTTCTGGTATTGTTTTTACCGTTTAAttaccaaattttaaatataaaaggaggCTTTACAGGGAAACTCCTTTAGATTTGAGGGAAACACTACATCTGAGCAGAGAGAGAGGTGTTTGAAGTGAAAAGTGCTGTTCCtactgtttttttcccttctattcttctgaatagattaataaatacTGTAATTTCCTAAGTTTTCATATCATTACTTAAACAGATCCAGTGGGTGAAAGTTCCTATTATTTGTCATCTTATTAATAGAATATGATGTGTCTTTACCTTTTTTCTGGCTGATATAATTTCAGTATCTATCTGTTTTATTGATGCTATACATAGAGGAGGGGAAGTATTCAACAGAGCAACATCACTGTCACCAGGATGTTGGTTGTACCTGGATCCATTTGAAGAATTTTTGTATTCCATGGCCAATTCTGCATGTCAAAAAATGCCTAGAGTTCAGAACAAGACAAAGTTATTGAGGGAATTGTAGGGTAGAAGGAGGAGAGTAGTGATAATAATAAAggcaagattaaaaaaaatacatatcagGTTAAATTTGACTGTATAATGGCAAGTGCTAGAAAATtttcagactttttattttaaataataatattattaaaatattacaaagttaGAAATAATAGCCAATGATATAATTCTAAGCAAATAAAGAATgtcaaattatactgcaaaaaATTTTGTTagtcaaaatggtaaattttgaaTTGTaacatttcttaactttttctaGTTTAAAGTTTTCTGTTCTTGGTGTTTCTAGTTGTAAAAAGcaatatttatcttattatttagTAACAATTCTGTATAATGAGAAATTACTAAAGTGAACACTAAGTTCTTCTCTAGCTTTGTGATGTGatgattttaattattctgttcatgtattttagcaaaaagaagaaaaaggaacttaatttaattttaacagaatGACTAATGTCTATACAGTGTGCTTTATGATCAACTTACCTTTTATTGCCTATAATGGCTGCCAAATTTTTCCTTATTCTGCTCTACCCTACATTTTAGAGTCTAGAGTACACTAAATCTAGTACTTGAGTTCTAGCAGTCCAagtattttcaacttaaaatctAGCGATGTGTTTTTTAATGTTGTACTCTCCTTAGGTATACAAGAAGCTTTCAGTAGGATTGTTAATTTGTCATTCACTATGTATGGATTTTTACTACAAGTTAGCTTCTTTTTATTATCCAAATGTCTAATGTTATGAGCCCACTATATGCATCACTAAGCTAGGGATATTTCTGCCTCTAGCATCCAATAGTCCAGGTTCACTATCCACTGTGCCTCCTCCACGAAAAGGACAACACACAAGTCAATTATATTTTCAAGTAGATATGTGCATTTTAAGTCTGAACTAACTTTTTTGAATGTGAAgattgtatcttattttttttctttttttttaacaccaagaaaacattttaactaaACTACAGAAACAACGGTTATAGTACAGAATATTCATAATAAGCAAAAAGATACACCATGTTATATGTACTTACAAAGTTACAAACCATTTGCTTCCTtgacattttccatatttttaactTCATACATGTAGATATAATAAGATATACCATtttgggaggaaggggagaaaaaaggtGTATTTATCGTCAGCTAGATGTGCTCACTGTATGCTCTGTTATTTATATGCAAGGCCCGGGTGACTGGAAGTGCAGTTGTCAGGCATTTTAATAAACTGGACAGCCATTTGTTTCTGCACGACAAGGCATCTTTACACAGGAGCAATCAGGAGAAAACAGGAAACAGCCAAGCACTCTGCACTGCAACACGCCACCTTAACAGCTAACCAGCATTACTCAACTGCTACACAACTGTGCCTAGTGCACAAAAATACATAAGAGAAGAGATTAGAATTGTGTTTGATAAACAATCCTCTCAAAAAATCAAGTCTTTTCACCTGAAAAGTCTTTATACAAATTTGGGTTCAGATTACCATTTAGATCTGAAGGTAGATAACATATACAAACGTATTTTTAATGCCCATAATTCTTTCTACAGTATCTTACAGGAGGTAGGAATGCCAGATGACAGACTGGAAAGAATGTGAACTTTCTTAGATGGTGAGATGTTTTTCATTACACTCAGAGCTCCTGAAGAAAGGGGGCTTAGTCTTTGTACCTGTGCTTCCCAGCACAATCACCTGGTTGGTGTTCATTTAGTGTTTGTTGAGTTCAGCAAAATTTTGGTATCAGACAGACCTGAGGATATTAATACCAgtgttgtttttaactttatctcAGGCACATGACTTAACTTTTCTGGGTCTGTTCCTTTATCCATAAAGAAGAAACAGTTCTATTCATCATAAAAGTTAAGACAACAGTGAAGAATTCAGCTCTTCAGATTGCCTCACCTTCCCTGAAGACTACATTTTCAAGCTTCcatgcctgggctcaagtcccTTACCTTATCCCGAAAAAGCCATTGAAGCTTGTCATCTACCCTGATTCTCAGGACACacctttcttgcttctttttctctcccatcGAATCTCCTTTGTTTCTCTATGTAGTAATTGCTTGATTCTGCATTAGACTAATTTCTAAGATGTGTATTTCCTTCATCAATGGAAAATTTTTCAAGGGAAATACTGTTTCTAATTCATCTTTGTATACCCACAGTGTACATTTTAAGTATTCCATAAAGATTTCCTAAACgttgaaaacaatataaaaagcaCTGTGAGGTGAGTTTGTGATACAGCAAAAAACATTCCAAAAACATTGTCAGAATCTCCATCTACtcttttatagatttaaaaattgaatcaaaGTATTcggaaaaacaagaacaaaaacaaaatcactgcACTTTGTTGAAATCGTAAAGTTCATATTGTGGAAGTTATcaatttgttttggaaaaaaatagtgtCTATATTTATGAAGACATCtctgtaattccatttataaaatttgGTTCCACTTACAAAATTTgcctcaatgaaaaaaaataatgtatggtTTGGCAGGGCTTATAAATGCCTTGTCTGCTCACTCAGCAAAGAAATTAAACCAACTCATAAGATGTAAAGCATATTCTTTCTCAGTACAGAgcctaattttatttccttacctTCTATGGGTTTAGAAGAGCCTCAGAATTAGCATAGTATTTAAGGTTCAGTGTAAGAGATTTTAATCAATTGTTGAATAGTTCTGAGGAAGTATGCCAAGTAAATATTTTGTCTAtagtatgtttttatatttcctgtGCCTCTTGGGTCATACTTCTTCCTGTTATTTCATAGAAATATTCTtatttgctaaaaaataaaaatatcaatattggtGGTATCACGTCAGAATAAAACTGTGGACCAAATTTATTTATGAACAAGGtactaaaaatgttataaaacaaatTGGCAGGTTTTCATTTCAGTCATATCTGTAATTTCTACAAACTAGAAAGCCATAGCATATACTAGTTGCTTATGTTTCTTCTGATTTTTGGCTtagatatttttggttttaaacttGGCTGTATTTTCTGAAAAAACTTGAAGCTTTTCATAGTCTCCTTACAAGTCACAGCAGCATATGTCATTAATGAAGGGCCTTGGGCGACTTCCCTTGCTATTGTTCTTAATACAGCACGTGACAAACACCAGCACCAATTAGGGAGATCTGCCTAAGGCATAGAATGTTGAAAAAGATGTTTTTGAATGAAAGAGAATTGatgtaagaaaagcaaaaatagtacagaaccGTATAAAGGAGAAATTTAATGAATGTAATAAAAATCTTCACATATTGAGCAAAACAAAGAATAATGCATAACTCAAGTAAACTATAAAGGAATcactggaattaaaaaaaatgtaaataaaaaggcATCTAGAAGTAAACCTTATACTTTCACAATTTCACAACCAAGTAGTAAGGCAGCAGTAACAAATGAAAATCATCCCTCTACTTTATTCATAAGCCATAAGATGTATAAGCTAGAGAAAATTGCTTACTGTGGAAATAGTCAGAGGCAGTTCAAGTTACAGTGCCCATCATTCAGAGATATTGCTTATTACTTTCCCATTGGTGGTGTTTGtaatgatttgtgtgtgtgtgtgtgtgtgtgtgtgtgtgtgtgtgtgtgtgtagggtggaTTACGTATAGCACTTATATGCTTTTATACTTTATGctggacatttcatttttattctattaaaggtttaatattttcttactcAAATCTTTTCTTTAGCTTTAACTTTTATGAAGCATTTTGAGATAACTTACAAAAGTCCCTGAGCCCAGAGTAGTATGGTCACTATATTTCTATAGAGAGAAGAGAGTGGAAAAGAAAGATCattataaaagacaaaagcagGGAAGTAGAAAGAATTTGGTAATCATATAAGAAAAGCAGAATTCTGGGACTGTGAATAaggtgaagaaagagaaatggtcAAGATAAAAAGAGACTTCTTCATCCCTTCCTgttttgtgaaatataaaaattcttttaatggtGAAACACAACACACCAACATCTGGTAGACAGAAAGCAGAGCTCTTTGTTACAGCTGCAAGTGAGACAAGGCTGCCAGGCACAGCCACGTAGAGGTTGAGCCCT
Protein-coding regions in this window:
- the FANCF gene encoding Fanconi anemia group F protein; the encoded protein is MEPLAQHLERFSEVLAVSSTAHVSTWDPATVRRALQWARYLRHIYRRFGRHGRIRKALERRLHNQWRQEDGFGSRPVPGLTNFQALGHCDILLSLRLLENRDLGDAARHHLLQQLFPGPDVRDAEDESLQDRLVCLARRRSAVHMLRFCGYKENLNLPEDSQLRTQAEMLLERLQEVGKAEAEGPSTFLSSLWERLPQNNFLKVVAAALLQPPVPPRPQEEELELGSPRTAGEGAQELVHWLLGKSEVMAVFCRRLPAGLLTVVASRHQALSRVYLGLLTDWGRQLHYDLQKGIWVGAESQDVTWEELCDRFQSLCQAPPPLRDEVVTVLKSCKAQDGDFEVPGLSIWTDLLLALRRVA